The window TTCTAGTTTCTGTATTCATAATTAATATAGTAAAATAATACTAAATATAAAATTCAAACAATTTATAAAGAAACCAAGAACCACTTCATTTCACAGTTGAACTTAACACCACTAATATAACATACCCTAGCTCTGTTGAAGTACTTAATCTTTTCCTTCCTTTCATCGAACCCAGTCAGAAGAAAAGATAAGGAACACCTGAGTAAGCAATTACAGTGCTGTAAAGAAGTGTAGGAACTTATGAATGCTTTCTGATACCGAGCTCTGGATtgttttaaaaactatttcagacTTTTATAAATATTTCTTCTTGCTCAGTCACTGACTTCCAGTCGATAACAAAGCAGGTTAGTCACTACCAACTTTTCTGTCACTATTCAAGAAATTTgaagtagtattttttttttgaaattatagCTTTCTTcttatgtaaaatttattttcCAGGTAAAGAGTGCATTTTCCATCAAtatcaaacaataaaataaaacattatttatcttttatcattttttATCTATTGTGTTATACATTATTTATCTGCTTATATATAtctgccatttttgttctgtacttaacatctctccaacacgtactaaatgtacgtaacacgacctaataggttgaaagtcggtttcgattacaacgtggtcgtgaaaattcaatattcattgacttggccctcaacgggcaacttaaaacgcattctacagtgtgatggtagtagtacgaGACCTGTAgcctagatcctttccaacagaacaaagatggcctaggccaccacagctcaactggtagagcaaccgacgcgaaattgggaggttgtgggttcggatcccactggtgtctggttggccatttttgttctgtacttaacatctctccaacacttactaaatgtacgtaacacgacctaataggttgaaagtcggttttgattacaatgcggtcgtcaaaattcaatattcactgacTGTAGTTGTTATGAATAAGCAGTGAGTTAGGGTATGTTTTCTTCCCCCGTTTTTTATATACAGCATagttttaacacattgctgactgGGTGCTCCTCACACTTCACATCCCCTGTGCCCAGCCATTTCTTGAGCAACTTAATGCTAAAGCACATGCATAGAATCAAATGAGCCTGGCCTCACTAACCTTGTACTGTTTGCTAACCTTCTACTGTTTGACTTGAAATTTACTGAAGATCTTCTGAAGAAGCCCTAATAATGTTTTCTGGTGTACTAGGCTGTGTAGCAATGACCTTGCTGAAGGCACACACAACTCCTCATACAAGTGTGCCTCATTTCACTTTGTTTGCCTTTGCTGGAACATACACTACACACACTTGTAATATTGAACTAAAATTCTTCAGTGTCACTTGGGTATTCCGAATTATTATCCACAtacagttcattaaatattttgtcCGGATCTAAATACATGGTCTTCCTGGGAAATGCCATCTTACCCGCCACACAGCTCTTTGAACGACATAAACATTAGGTCGGAAAACTAAGATAATTTATCTTAgaacagaagaagaaagaaaagtaaaagTAGCATAGAATAAACAAAATCTTCAACAGTATCAACCTTGACTGCCGGCTAGTTTCAGAAGTTCCAAAAATACAGAAGTCTTgtgaacacgagttaactctggaCCCAATCAGCAGTTTGTTATTTAGATGACATTCTTCTGCATTCATAAGAAAGCGAGGGATATTGTTTTGTCTTGGCACCATACACTATGTGAAAAGTTGTGAGTTAGAGAAAGAGTGATGTATGTCTTTTATGACTGacagttccaattacatttttTTGCTTAATatttagagattttaaattatcTGTAGGGGGGCAGGATGCCAATCagattcatttatatatatatattttttaagctTTTGTTACTTGTCCTGATTGTTTGACAGTTTTATTATAGCAACCCTTTCCAGTTTACTGATACAGTAGGTAATTATTTTCtcattcatttttaatttcagGAGAAGGCTGTTGAAGTTGCAGCAACTGCAAGTACAGGAAGCCAGACTCTTCAACAAAGTGAGATGGCAACAACTGCAAGTACAGGGAGCCAGACTCTCCAACAAGTTGCTCAAGAGGAGCTCCTGAAGGAAATGGAATGCCCGGTTTGCTACAAATACATGGTGTTGGTTATAGAAGAGTGCAGTAATGGTCACTGCATCTGTTCTTCATGTCGAAAAAATTTGTCATCTTGCCCACAATGTAAAGCAGCATTTTCAGGACATAGAAATCGTCTGGCTGAAAGTATGGCAGCTAAACTAATCTTCCCATGTCAGAATGCTGATGTCGGTTGTTCAGAAATGACCAATGGCAGTAAGCTGTTAGAACACCAATCAGTTTGCTCTTTGAGGATGTATAACTGTTACATCCCCAAATGTGAGTGGATTGGGCGTTCTTATGATATTTTGGATCACTTCAAAGTAGAACATAATGCTAATTTGTTAAATGGAAAAGAAAACACTATTGTTTGGAGGAATGTTAATTTTGAAAATTCAAAAAAAGCATACTATCTGATAAAAGTTAATGAAGCTCTCTTCATATATGTTCAAGAGGTCATTCAGAAAAGTAATATTTTTGCACACTGTGTCCAATACATTGGACCGAAAGAGAATGCTTCAGATTTTCAGTACAAATTGGAATTAATTTCAAATGACAAAAAACGCCAAGCTGTCTTTGTAGATTCTGTGTCGGATGACACTATGACAAAGATATTTGAAAATGGTGGTGGTTTACAGATGACAGTTCAGTTCATTAAAGCTTTTGTTGATGATGAAAATAAGATAGTTCAGAAATTAGAAATCATAGGCATGAAGTAAGAGGACTTGGTTTTTTTGTACATGATTAATGCTTATGAATCAGTTTGTATGTTTATTACATTAATGATGATTGATTTAATGCTTTACTGTTAGTTAAAATAATATTAAGTTTTTATATTTATCAGTCATATcaagagttttaattattttattctgcCTTCCGTGTCACAGAGCTATCATGGTAAGATCTATTTTATCCATACAATCCTTCTTGTATCTGTTATCACCATAACATTTTTCCTGAGATACAAATGGACATTTATAACTTTGAGTGTAAAATGTACACACTTATGTTTAAAACTTCACATATACTACAAGCAACAGTACAAAGCTGTGCCATGTTCTTCCACAAGTGGGATTTCAGTTCTCTTTGCCAACCTGAGTGGCTGAGATGGTAaaggagctggctttctgagcacaagttggtggatttgatcctggctcagtatggtggtatttgaaggtgctcaaatatgtcagcccgttgttggtagatttacaggcatggaatgaaattccagcatctcggtgtctccaaaaatagtaaaagtagtttGTCAAATTATCAACATCATTAACTTCAGTTCTCTGACATTACCAGGTGTCCAAGCCTACTGCAGAGCTTGATGATACATAAGAGGGACAAAAGAGATATAGTCACTTACCCTGGTAGTCCTATTGGCGTGTTTGACCTCACTTCTGATGCTGCGAAGTGGTTACAGAACTTGAATGTAGTTGTATAAATTTATAAAGTCGTCTAATGATccagtaaaatagaaacagcttACATTTATGCATAACCTGCAGAAGAAATTGTGGTTGTATTTATTTTTAGTATGGCAGTAACACAATACAGTGCTGTTTAATTCTGTTATAACTCAGTACTAACAGTAACCCTTCTGGTACCAACCAATTGTACAGATTCCCCTACATTATATACCAATGCTTTTTTTTAACCatgtgagttggccatgcggttagggttgcataaccgtgagcttgcattcgggagatagtagggtcgaaccccactgttggcagctctgaacatgattttccgtggttcccctttttaatagtaataataataatgttatttgttttacgtcccactaactacttttacggtcttccgagacgccgaggtgccggaatatagtcctgcaggagttcatttacgtgccagtaaatctactgacacgaggctgtcgtatttgagcaccttcaaataccaccggactgagccaggatcgaacctaccaagttggggttagaaggccttaaccgtctgagccactcagcctggcggttccccattttcacaccagccaaatgctggggctgtatcttaattgaggccacagttgctcccttcccactcctagccattctcTATCCAActatcgccataagatctatctgtgtcggagcgacgtaaggcaaaattgtaaagaaaaaaacaaTTTTAAACCTGAAAATGCAGACCTTTGGTTTGTTTTTAATAGGTATCTTAAATGATGTCAGGGTATGTATATGGTATTTCCTTTAGTTTGATGCTGATTAATACATAAACACTtttgtacatttaaaaaaagtagAAAACCTTTTTTAACAAACACAAATTTCTAAAATTTGTAAGACTGCAACTGTCTTGTAATATGACATTGTAATTAAACTCATGCATTCACTAATTGGTACACTGTAATGAGCAGTGGACAGAGCTGCGCATGTGTGCATGTACTACTTGCCTGTTAGTTTTTTTGAGAATCCCTTTGAGTGTTACTTTACAAGTCAATACAGGTCAGTGAGTTACACTTCCAGTCCAGCTTGCATCAGGCTTTCAGTTGTCTT is drawn from Anabrus simplex isolate iqAnaSimp1 chromosome 1, ASM4041472v1, whole genome shotgun sequence and contains these coding sequences:
- the LOC136864392 gene encoding E3 ubiquitin-protein ligase sina isoform X1 codes for the protein MDPNGCSPLILRQNTPLPTEDSEWEKAVEVAATASTGSQTLQQSEMATTASTGSQTLQQVAQEELLKEMECPVCYKYMVLVIEECSNGHCICSSCRKNLSSCPQCKAAFSGHRNRLAESMAAKLIFPCQNADVGCSEMTNGSKLLEHQSVCSLRMYNCYIPKCEWIGRSYDILDHFKVEHNANLLNGKENTIVWRNVNFENSKKAYYLIKVNEALFIYVQEVIQKSNIFAHCVQYIGPKENASDFQYKLELISNDKKRQAVFVDSVSDDTMTKIFENGGGLQMTVQFIKAFVDDENKIVQKLEIIGMK
- the LOC136864392 gene encoding E3 ubiquitin-protein ligase siah2 isoform X2; the protein is MATTASTGSQTLQQVAQEELLKEMECPVCYKYMVLVIEECSNGHCICSSCRKNLSSCPQCKAAFSGHRNRLAESMAAKLIFPCQNADVGCSEMTNGSKLLEHQSVCSLRMYNCYIPKCEWIGRSYDILDHFKVEHNANLLNGKENTIVWRNVNFENSKKAYYLIKVNEALFIYVQEVIQKSNIFAHCVQYIGPKENASDFQYKLELISNDKKRQAVFVDSVSDDTMTKIFENGGGLQMTVQFIKAFVDDENKIVQKLEIIGMK